A genomic window from Planococcus rifietoensis includes:
- a CDS encoding nucleoside triphosphate pyrophosphohydrolase, translated as MPTYNKLVRDKIPQVIENSGLQFKTRILSEEEYRTEVTKKLTEELREFEETDNPKDAVEELADILELIHAAAELNGSSFEEVEEVRVKKAEKRGGFKERIFLIEVEDE; from the coding sequence ATGCCTACCTACAATAAATTAGTCAGAGACAAAATCCCACAAGTAATCGAAAACAGCGGTCTTCAATTTAAAACCCGCATTTTATCAGAAGAAGAATACAGAACAGAAGTAACGAAGAAACTCACTGAGGAGCTCCGTGAATTTGAAGAAACTGATAATCCAAAAGACGCGGTCGAAGAGCTCGCAGACATCCTTGAACTAATTCATGCTGCTGCTGAACTCAATGGATCTTCATTCGAAGAAGTTGAAGAAGTCCGTGTGAAAAAAGCCGAGAAGCGCGGCGGATTTAAAGAAAGAATCTTTTTAATCGAGGTTGAAGATGAGTAA
- a CDS encoding cyclic-phosphate processing receiver domain-containing protein yields MKKEINLYVDDLRDCPEGYVVARNIDEAIDYLENYKVKILSLDHDLGEDADGQLLPTGYDLVKLFCERGYHADRIYIHTDNGAGRENMYHTLKGAQRRGFIAPDIEIYHYSITVNRYSGD; encoded by the coding sequence ATGAAAAAAGAAATCAATTTGTATGTCGACGATTTGAGGGATTGCCCAGAAGGTTATGTAGTAGCGAGGAATATAGACGAGGCGATTGATTACCTCGAAAACTATAAGGTGAAAATCCTGTCTTTAGACCATGACCTTGGGGAAGATGCAGACGGCCAACTGCTGCCAACTGGATATGATTTGGTCAAATTGTTTTGCGAGCGAGGTTATCATGCCGATAGGATTTACATTCACACGGACAATGGGGCCGGTCGGGAGAATATGTACCATACTTTGAAAGGTGCCCAGCGGAGAGGCTTTATCGCTCCAGATATTGAGATCTATCACTATTCGATTACGGTGAACCGTTATTCTGGTGATTAA
- the guaC gene encoding GMP reductase produces MENVFDYEDIQLVPAKAVVNSRSECDTSIEFGGRTFKLPVVPANMQTIVDEKIAKFLAENNYFYIMHRFEPEKRLAFAKDMQEQGLYASISVGVKPEEYEFVQQLVDAGVTPEYITIDVAHGHSNAVIDMIGHIKKSLPESFVIAGNVGTPEAVRELENAGADATKVGIGPGKVCITKIKTGFGTGGWQLAALRLCAKAASKPIIADGGIRTHGDIAKSVRFGASMVMIGSLFAGHEESPGQTVEQDGKLLKEYFGSASEFQKGEKKNVEGKKMYVEFKGSMKDTLTEMEQDLQSAISYAGGNHLLAIRQVDYVIVKNSIFNGDKVY; encoded by the coding sequence ATGGAAAATGTATTTGATTACGAAGACATACAGTTAGTTCCTGCAAAAGCAGTGGTAAATAGCCGTTCAGAATGTGACACATCCATAGAGTTTGGCGGGCGCACGTTTAAACTACCGGTCGTGCCGGCCAATATGCAGACAATCGTCGATGAAAAGATCGCCAAATTTCTGGCTGAAAATAATTACTTCTACATCATGCACCGTTTCGAGCCGGAAAAACGCTTGGCGTTCGCGAAAGACATGCAAGAGCAAGGCCTTTATGCCTCGATCAGCGTCGGGGTCAAACCGGAAGAATACGAGTTCGTCCAGCAGCTAGTGGATGCTGGCGTGACGCCGGAATACATCACGATCGATGTGGCGCATGGCCATTCGAATGCAGTGATCGACATGATCGGCCACATCAAAAAATCTCTTCCAGAAAGCTTCGTCATCGCCGGAAACGTCGGGACACCGGAAGCGGTGCGCGAGCTGGAAAATGCAGGCGCAGATGCGACGAAAGTGGGCATCGGGCCAGGCAAGGTATGCATCACGAAGATCAAGACCGGTTTCGGTACAGGCGGCTGGCAATTGGCCGCGCTGCGTTTATGCGCGAAAGCTGCCAGTAAACCGATCATCGCAGACGGCGGCATCCGGACTCATGGCGATATCGCGAAATCAGTGCGTTTCGGCGCGTCGATGGTGATGATTGGCTCATTGTTCGCAGGTCACGAAGAATCCCCGGGGCAAACCGTCGAACAGGACGGCAAGCTCTTGAAGGAATACTTCGGTTCAGCGTCTGAGTTCCAAAAAGGCGAAAAGAAAAACGTTGAAGGCAAGAAAATGTATGTGGAATTCAAAGGCTCGATGAAAGATACTTTGACCGAGATGGAACAGGATCTGCAGTCGGCGATTTCCTACGCGGGCGGCAACCACTTGCTCGCCATCCGCCAAGTGGATTATGTCATCGTCAAGAATTCGATTTTTAACGGCGATAAAGTGTATTGA
- a CDS encoding ABC transporter ATP-binding protein, with translation MNTAETLPPKPEILLELHNVKKYFPIKSGVLKRVTGNVKAVESVSLKLYKGESLGVVGESGCGKSTLGRTILGLEDLTDGKIQFDQQEIQDLKKKEKKKFVKEMQMIFQDPYASLNPRQRVGHALDEVFRMHTDMSAQERKTAVMDLLTEVGLKAEHYDRYPHEFSGGQRQRIGIARAIALNPQFIICDEAVSALDVSVQAQVLKLLKTLQDKYNLSYLFISHDLGVVRYFCDRVLVMYLGNTVEMGDVSSIFKNPLHPYTQALLSAIPRPTVKAKKERVRLVGEMPNPANPPTGCPFHTRCPIAQEVCKVDKPEFIEHRENHFAACHFPG, from the coding sequence ATGAACACAGCAGAGACCTTGCCGCCAAAACCTGAAATCCTGTTGGAGCTGCACAATGTGAAGAAATACTTTCCGATCAAAAGCGGCGTCTTGAAGCGAGTCACCGGGAACGTCAAAGCGGTGGAATCGGTGTCGCTAAAATTGTATAAAGGCGAAAGCCTCGGCGTTGTCGGCGAGTCCGGCTGCGGAAAGTCTACACTCGGGCGCACGATCCTCGGCCTGGAAGACCTGACCGACGGCAAAATCCAGTTTGATCAGCAAGAAATACAGGACCTGAAAAAGAAAGAAAAAAAGAAGTTCGTCAAGGAAATGCAGATGATCTTCCAGGATCCTTACGCTTCACTGAATCCGCGTCAGCGCGTCGGGCACGCGTTGGACGAAGTATTCCGCATGCATACCGATATGTCAGCGCAGGAACGCAAAACCGCCGTCATGGATTTGCTGACGGAAGTCGGCTTGAAAGCAGAACATTACGACCGCTACCCGCACGAATTCAGCGGCGGGCAGCGCCAGCGTATCGGCATCGCGAGAGCCATCGCACTCAACCCGCAGTTCATCATCTGTGACGAAGCGGTATCAGCGTTGGATGTATCGGTACAAGCGCAAGTGCTTAAGCTGTTGAAAACACTGCAGGATAAATACAATCTGTCTTACCTGTTCATCTCGCACGACCTCGGAGTGGTCCGCTATTTCTGCGACCGCGTGCTAGTTATGTACCTAGGGAACACAGTGGAAATGGGCGATGTTTCGAGCATCTTCAAAAACCCCTTGCACCCATACACGCAAGCCTTGTTGTCTGCGATTCCAAGGCCAACCGTCAAAGCGAAAAAAGAACGTGTCCGCTTGGTCGGGGAAATGCCCAACCCGGCAAATCCGCCGACAGGCTGCCCGTTCCATACACGCTGCCCGATCGCACAGGAGGTGTGCAAAGTCGACAAGCCTGAATTTATCGAACACCGGGAAAATCATTTTGCAGCATGTCATTTTCCGGGATAA
- a CDS encoding (deoxy)nucleoside triphosphate pyrophosphohydrolase: protein MKKDIHVVGAVIIDNGRILCAKRGMEKSLPGLWEFPGGKIEQGETPQESLRREIQEEMHCEVEIGEQVEHTSYEYDFGIVHLQTYYCKLTKGTPVLTEHTEIKWLAAHELPSLDWAPADIPAIEKLAATFVN, encoded by the coding sequence ATGAAAAAAGACATTCATGTCGTAGGAGCGGTCATTATCGACAATGGCCGGATTCTTTGCGCGAAGCGTGGAATGGAGAAAAGTCTTCCCGGTTTATGGGAGTTTCCAGGAGGCAAAATCGAACAAGGCGAGACTCCACAGGAGAGCTTAAGGCGCGAAATTCAAGAAGAAATGCATTGCGAAGTCGAGATTGGTGAGCAAGTTGAACATACGAGCTATGAATACGATTTTGGAATCGTTCATTTGCAAACCTACTATTGTAAACTCACTAAAGGCACACCGGTATTGACGGAGCACACTGAGATTAAATGGTTGGCGGCACACGAACTACCGAGCTTAGACTGGGCGCCGGCGGATATTCCAGCAATTGAGAAACTGGCGGCAACGTTCGTCAATTAA
- a CDS encoding DUF817 domain-containing protein: MKTFWLFGYRQALCCIFPVIIFAALALSKYIEIPYLPRYDFILLVCILAQVFMLTSKLETWDEFKVILVFHAIGLGLELYKVHMGSWAYPEEACSKFFGVPLYSGFMYASVASYICQAWRRFDLQMYGWPKSFYSIAISVLIYANFFTHHFTYDIRWGLKLLLVLIFFRTIVTFRIDEKIFKMPLILSFLLIGFFIWIAENITTFFGAWQYPNQEAAWSLVHIGKISSWFLLVIISVIIVAQLKRVKSSLQHPTRSSVIAEKES; encoded by the coding sequence ATGAAAACGTTTTGGCTGTTCGGATACAGGCAAGCACTTTGCTGCATTTTTCCCGTCATCATATTCGCGGCACTCGCTTTGTCGAAATACATCGAGATTCCTTATCTGCCCCGTTATGATTTTATTTTGCTGGTGTGCATACTCGCGCAAGTGTTCATGCTTACGTCCAAACTGGAGACTTGGGATGAGTTTAAAGTCATTTTGGTGTTCCACGCAATCGGGCTTGGCCTGGAATTGTACAAGGTCCATATGGGCTCGTGGGCGTATCCTGAAGAAGCCTGTAGCAAGTTTTTCGGCGTGCCACTCTATAGCGGATTCATGTACGCCAGCGTCGCGAGCTATATTTGCCAGGCGTGGCGGCGCTTCGACTTGCAGATGTATGGATGGCCGAAGTCTTTCTACAGCATCGCCATCAGCGTCTTAATCTACGCGAACTTTTTCACGCATCATTTCACCTACGACATCCGCTGGGGGCTGAAGCTATTATTGGTACTGATTTTCTTCCGCACAATCGTGACGTTTCGCATCGATGAGAAAATCTTTAAGATGCCGCTGATCTTGTCGTTCCTGTTGATCGGATTCTTCATCTGGATCGCGGAAAACATCACAACCTTCTTTGGCGCGTGGCAATACCCGAACCAGGAAGCGGCCTGGTCGCTCGTCCATATCGGCAAAATTAGCTCGTGGTTTTTGCTCGTCATCATCTCGGTGATTATTGTCGCCCAGCTGAAGCGAGTGAAAAGTTCATTACAACATCCCACGCGAAGTAGTGTGATAGCAGAAAAAGAAAGCTGA
- a CDS encoding alpha/beta hydrolase has product MLETFHTYISSFKQERLIRVYLPKSYSTEKKNYPVLYMHDGQNVFQDLEAIGGKSLDLENYLDAHELDLIVVAVDQNPQARIDEYCPWVSGEYSKSILGKESTKGGKGMHYVDFIVSELKPLIDSKYRTIRNQSAMAGISLGGLISVYAMCRYPHIFNHIAVLSSAFYRNQEEIMKLIEQTDLSLVESVYMDCGSKEAGVDTEVSQKFLASNQMVYELLKEKIPNTQFEIIDDAEHNYSYFKERVPSVFGFLTSNDFREN; this is encoded by the coding sequence TTGTTAGAAACATTTCATACATATATCTCTTCATTCAAGCAAGAAAGATTAATCCGGGTATATCTGCCAAAAAGCTATTCGACAGAAAAGAAGAACTATCCCGTGTTGTATATGCACGATGGGCAGAATGTGTTCCAAGACTTGGAGGCGATTGGTGGGAAATCTTTGGATCTTGAAAATTATTTGGATGCACATGAATTGGACCTTATCGTGGTTGCAGTCGATCAAAATCCGCAGGCAAGAATTGATGAGTATTGTCCTTGGGTAAGCGGTGAATACAGCAAAAGCATATTAGGCAAAGAGAGCACAAAAGGCGGAAAGGGCATGCACTACGTGGATTTTATTGTCAGCGAACTAAAGCCGCTGATAGACAGCAAATACCGCACAATCCGAAATCAGAGCGCGATGGCCGGTATTTCTTTAGGCGGCCTTATCTCTGTTTACGCTATGTGCCGCTACCCTCACATTTTTAACCACATAGCTGTCCTGTCTTCTGCCTTTTACCGCAATCAAGAAGAAATCATGAAGTTGATCGAGCAGACGGATCTGTCGCTGGTTGAAAGTGTGTATATGGATTGCGGATCCAAGGAAGCGGGAGTTGACACGGAAGTGAGCCAGAAATTTCTAGCTTCCAATCAAATGGTCTATGAACTACTAAAAGAAAAAATCCCTAATACTCAATTCGAAATCATTGATGATGCGGAACATAATTATTCGTATTTTAAAGAAAGGGTCCCGAGTGTATTTGGATTTTTAACATCAAATGATTTCCGTGAGAACTAG
- a CDS encoding DUF3427 domain-containing protein has product MDIAKELSASLQRGFIDRDYQTTDRFKPKLLINNTASNHYVLNTLLEELDQCTSFLFSVAFVTESGLATLKSHLADLDRKGIKGRILTSTFLSFNHPKIFKELLKITNVEVRLSNKKGFHSKGYIFTHDTHQTLIVGSSNLTAQALKVNYEWNIKLTSHSNGELIHHFNEQFEVVWNEAEVLTETWIHNYEKQYVPIEYRKDAKQVAEFPEVYTPNPVEDAIHIEPNKMQVSALHQIESVREAGHQKGLVVSATGTGKTYLSAFDVRSFAPKRMLFIVHREQILQKAKQDYMKILGGVEEEFGFLSGSRRDLHARYVFATIQTLSREETLRQLDPKSFDYILIDEVHKAGAHSYQRVIDHFEPQFLLGMTATPERTDDFNIFELFDYNIAYEIRLQEALEEDMLCPFHYFGVTELEYDEGVIDEATAFSKLVAEERVDHILQKIDYYGHSGEKLRGLMFCSRKDEAHQLSQAFNERGLKTVALTGDTSQEERLRQVERLENGLLDYILTVDIFNEGIDIPSVNQVVMLRQTQSSIIFIQQLGRGLRKHDSKEFVTIIDFIGNYKNNYLIPMALSDDRSQNKDNIRRSLKDTNYITGVSTVNFEMIAKNRIFQAISNSKLTDLKVLREAYIALKNRIGHIPSMHDFTLHNSIDPLVIVQKYNTYHQFLLKLKEVDPLWGAYEEQVMTMLSLEILNGKRVHEIVLAEMLLQKGDVSIEEYQQQLNAEGISWNDQTFRSVMRVFTLEFFNQSGKTKYGKKPLIERQGNLLGWNEKIQNSLRENSSFRNAVGDLLATARQHSVRYNQQQALTLHKKYTRKDVCRLLNWDNDESSTIYGYKTKHGTCPIFVTYHKSEKVESSVAYGDELINQETMHWFTRSNRSLASDEVKKILEASENGTDIHIFVKKDDDEGGDFYYLGRALPDTNSVQESLMKDKNHRDIPVVQMDMKLENSVEQKLYRYLVES; this is encoded by the coding sequence ATGGATATTGCAAAAGAATTGAGTGCATCCTTACAAAGAGGCTTTATCGACCGTGATTACCAAACGACGGATCGCTTTAAGCCGAAATTGCTGATTAACAACACAGCTTCTAATCATTACGTACTCAATACCTTATTAGAAGAGCTGGACCAATGTACGTCCTTTTTGTTTTCCGTAGCATTTGTTACAGAAAGTGGCCTCGCGACATTGAAATCGCATTTAGCGGATTTAGACCGAAAAGGAATCAAAGGTCGTATTTTAACATCGACTTTTCTAAGTTTTAATCACCCGAAAATCTTTAAAGAGCTTTTGAAAATTACCAATGTCGAAGTTCGTTTATCGAATAAAAAAGGCTTCCACTCAAAAGGTTATATTTTCACACATGATACCCATCAAACTTTGATCGTCGGCAGCTCCAATTTAACGGCTCAAGCTTTAAAAGTGAACTATGAATGGAATATCAAACTTACCTCCCATAGTAATGGAGAACTCATTCATCATTTCAACGAGCAGTTTGAAGTGGTATGGAACGAAGCGGAAGTGCTAACAGAAACGTGGATCCATAACTACGAAAAACAGTACGTTCCGATTGAATACCGTAAGGATGCCAAACAAGTTGCGGAGTTTCCAGAAGTCTACACACCCAATCCAGTAGAAGATGCCATACATATTGAGCCAAATAAAATGCAAGTAAGCGCATTGCATCAAATCGAAAGTGTACGCGAAGCAGGCCATCAAAAAGGCTTGGTCGTTTCTGCGACCGGAACAGGAAAAACTTATTTATCCGCCTTTGATGTCCGCAGCTTTGCGCCAAAGCGTATGCTATTTATCGTTCACCGTGAACAAATTTTGCAAAAAGCCAAACAAGATTATATGAAGATCTTAGGTGGAGTAGAAGAAGAGTTTGGCTTTTTATCCGGTAGTCGCCGGGATCTACATGCACGCTATGTGTTCGCAACCATTCAAACGCTATCGAGAGAAGAAACTTTGCGCCAGTTGGATCCGAAAAGCTTTGATTATATTCTGATCGACGAAGTCCATAAAGCAGGTGCTCATTCGTATCAGCGTGTGATCGATCATTTCGAGCCGCAATTTTTACTTGGCATGACCGCAACGCCTGAACGGACTGATGATTTTAATATTTTTGAGCTGTTTGATTACAATATCGCGTATGAGATTCGACTACAGGAAGCATTGGAAGAAGATATGCTCTGTCCGTTTCATTATTTCGGCGTGACAGAGCTCGAATACGATGAAGGCGTTATTGATGAAGCGACTGCCTTTTCCAAGCTTGTGGCAGAAGAACGCGTCGATCATATTCTGCAAAAGATCGATTACTACGGACATTCAGGCGAAAAATTGAGAGGCTTGATGTTTTGCAGTCGCAAAGATGAAGCGCATCAATTGTCTCAGGCGTTTAATGAAAGAGGACTGAAAACCGTCGCCTTAACGGGGGATACTTCTCAAGAAGAACGTCTTCGCCAAGTCGAACGGCTCGAAAATGGTCTTCTTGATTACATCCTGACCGTTGATATCTTTAATGAAGGAATCGATATTCCAAGTGTTAACCAAGTGGTCATGCTGCGGCAAACGCAATCGAGCATTATCTTTATCCAGCAATTGGGCCGTGGACTGCGTAAGCATGACTCAAAAGAATTCGTGACGATCATCGATTTCATTGGTAACTATAAAAATAACTACCTGATTCCGATGGCTTTATCTGACGATCGCTCTCAAAATAAAGACAATATCCGTCGTTCATTAAAAGATACCAATTACATCACGGGCGTTTCCACGGTGAATTTTGAAATGATCGCCAAAAATCGTATATTCCAAGCGATTTCCAATAGTAAGCTGACGGATCTCAAGGTATTAAGAGAAGCGTATATCGCGCTGAAAAACCGCATCGGTCACATTCCTTCGATGCATGATTTTACCTTGCACAACTCGATCGATCCGCTCGTCATCGTTCAAAAATACAATACTTATCATCAGTTTCTGTTAAAGCTGAAAGAAGTGGATCCGTTATGGGGAGCGTACGAAGAACAAGTGATGACGATGCTGTCGCTGGAGATTTTAAACGGCAAGCGCGTGCATGAAATCGTACTTGCGGAAATGCTTTTGCAAAAAGGAGACGTTTCGATAGAAGAGTACCAGCAGCAATTGAATGCTGAAGGGATTTCCTGGAACGACCAAACCTTCCGTTCGGTCATGCGCGTATTTACTTTAGAGTTTTTCAATCAAAGTGGAAAGACCAAGTATGGAAAAAAACCACTCATTGAACGACAAGGGAACTTGCTTGGATGGAACGAAAAAATCCAAAACAGTTTACGAGAAAACAGTTCCTTTAGAAATGCAGTAGGAGACTTGCTCGCTACCGCAAGACAGCATAGTGTGCGATATAATCAACAGCAAGCACTCACCCTGCATAAAAAATACACCCGCAAGGATGTCTGTCGCTTGTTGAACTGGGACAATGACGAGAGTTCCACTATTTATGGATATAAAACCAAGCACGGCACCTGTCCGATCTTTGTGACCTATCACAAAAGTGAAAAAGTTGAATCGAGTGTCGCGTACGGAGATGAACTGATCAATCAAGAGACGATGCACTGGTTTACGCGCAGTAATCGAAGCCTAGCCTCAGACGAAGTCAAAAAGATCCTTGAAGCTAGCGAAAACGGGACGGACATCCACATTTTCGTCAAAAAAGACGACGATGAGGGTGGTGACTTCTACTATTTAGGTAGAGCGTTGCCTGATACAAATTCCGTCCAAGAATCCCTTATGAAAGACAAAAACCACCGGGATATCCCAGTGGTTCAGATGGATATGAAGTTGGAGAATTCGGTAGAGCAGAAGCTTTATCGGTATTTGGTGGAGTCTTAA